One genomic window of Aquisalimonas sp. 2447 includes the following:
- a CDS encoding carboxylate/amino acid/amine transporter, with translation MAYLVLITLLWAFSFSLIGEYLSGQVDNDFAVLTRVLLAGLVFVPLLRWRGLPRGLSGGMVLVGVLQFGVTYLCLYRSFGYLTVPEVLLFTITTPIYVALIDDALYRRFSPVALAAALLAVVGAAVIRYDGVTGEFVTGLMFIQIANAAFAAGQVGYKHLYQHYPVDVPAHRVFGYFFVGGALVSVPSFVIFGDTSMLPATALQWGVLVWLGLVATGAGLFFWNRGACLVDGGTLAVMNNALIPAGLLVNLVIWNRDADLLRLALGGIIMVAALWLNVRYSRHATLAAAGR, from the coding sequence TTGGCGTATCTGGTGCTCATTACACTGCTGTGGGCGTTCTCGTTCAGCCTGATCGGTGAATACCTCAGCGGGCAGGTGGATAACGACTTCGCCGTGCTCACCCGGGTGCTGCTCGCCGGCCTGGTCTTCGTCCCGCTGCTGCGCTGGCGCGGATTGCCTCGCGGGCTGTCAGGGGGCATGGTGCTGGTGGGTGTGCTGCAGTTCGGGGTCACCTACCTGTGCCTGTACCGCTCGTTCGGGTATCTCACCGTGCCCGAAGTGCTGCTTTTCACGATTACCACACCAATCTACGTCGCCCTGATCGACGATGCGCTGTATCGCCGGTTCTCGCCGGTGGCTCTTGCTGCGGCCCTGCTGGCCGTGGTCGGTGCCGCAGTCATTCGTTATGACGGTGTGACCGGGGAGTTTGTCACCGGCCTTATGTTCATTCAGATCGCCAACGCGGCATTCGCCGCCGGGCAGGTGGGCTACAAGCACCTGTACCAGCATTATCCGGTGGATGTGCCGGCGCACCGGGTGTTCGGCTACTTCTTCGTGGGAGGGGCGCTGGTCTCCGTACCCAGTTTCGTCATCTTCGGCGACACCTCCATGTTGCCGGCGACCGCTCTCCAGTGGGGTGTGCTGGTGTGGCTCGGCCTGGTGGCCACCGGCGCCGGTCTGTTCTTCTGGAATCGCGGCGCCTGCCTGGTGGACGGCGGCACCCTGGCGGTGATGAACAATGCCCTGATTCCGGCTGGCCTGTTGGTGAACCTGGTGATCTGGAACCGGGACGCCGATCTGCTCCGCCTGGCCCTCGGTGGCATCATCATGGTCGCCGCGCTGTGGCTCAACGTCCGCTACTCACGGCATGCGACCCTGGCCGCGGCCGGTCGCTGA
- a CDS encoding GGDEF domain-containing protein: MAVNTPSDNKPLQHTPMMQHLDTSRLWHFASATLLLNAAYLLIIRTGLNLRLKDPSLTGAQVMLSLPPACYAMYHLEEPQLRITVVLMATVGMLFAALAFDTRRMILLAAYHVLMYGVVILALIQWAPERIDPRVEITVVFAYSVVLLLISLLGTFIAGLRHKLRKRNHELREAMAELKELATRDPLTRLPNRRAVMDHLAHESSRAARRTPVQQSLCLCMADIDFFKHINDTYGHQIGDHVLCAVSSTLQTTLRQGDFVGRFGGEEFLLMFPESTREGAAIAAERVRTAIESLHVDDIPPETPVTISLGVAVHHPGDTADETLRRADEALYTAKEEGRNRVVVAATPVGPARKNA, encoded by the coding sequence GTGGCAGTCAACACCCCCAGCGACAACAAGCCCTTACAGCACACTCCCATGATGCAGCACCTGGATACGTCGCGCCTCTGGCACTTCGCCAGTGCGACGCTACTGCTCAATGCAGCCTATCTGCTCATCATCCGGACTGGTCTCAACCTGCGCCTGAAGGACCCTAGCCTCACCGGCGCCCAGGTCATGCTGAGCCTGCCGCCGGCATGCTACGCCATGTATCACCTGGAAGAGCCGCAACTGCGGATTACGGTCGTGCTCATGGCCACCGTGGGTATGCTTTTCGCCGCTCTCGCCTTCGATACCCGTCGCATGATCCTGCTCGCGGCATACCATGTGTTGATGTACGGAGTGGTCATCCTGGCACTCATCCAGTGGGCGCCGGAGCGCATCGACCCGAGAGTCGAGATCACGGTGGTGTTCGCCTACAGCGTGGTGCTGCTTCTGATCAGCCTGCTGGGCACCTTCATCGCCGGCCTGCGCCACAAGCTCCGCAAGCGCAACCACGAGCTCAGGGAGGCGATGGCCGAACTCAAGGAACTGGCCACCAGGGATCCCCTCACCCGCCTGCCCAATCGCCGCGCGGTCATGGACCACCTGGCCCACGAGAGCTCGCGCGCGGCGCGCCGTACCCCGGTGCAGCAGTCCCTGTGCCTGTGCATGGCGGATATAGACTTCTTCAAGCACATCAACGATACCTATGGCCATCAGATCGGTGATCACGTGCTGTGCGCGGTGAGTAGCACGCTGCAGACAACCCTGCGACAGGGGGATTTCGTCGGCCGCTTTGGCGGCGAAGAGTTTCTGCTGATGTTCCCGGAGAGCACCCGGGAGGGTGCCGCCATCGCCGCCGAAAGAGTACGGACCGCGATCGAGTCACTGCATGTTGATGACATTCCACCCGAAACCCCGGTGACCATCTCTCTCGGCGTGGCCGTCCATCACCCCGGCGACACCGCGGATGAAACGCTGCGCCGCGCCGACGAAGCGCTCTACACGGCCAAGGAGGAAGGCCGCAACCGCGTCGTCGTTGCCGCAACACCGGTGGGGCCGGCGCGGAAGAACGCCTGA
- a CDS encoding tyrosine-type recombinase/integrase yields MNLGRDYASAIHKYATLHSRSGTNMGALIDKALADAHERGLKANTLEQYGIAARRLKDAFAEFAVADVQPKHVGQLMDAYRKSPNFANRMRSLLKMAMDHAVRVGMRDANPVLSIERFDERQRTRYITDEEWRAIYAEASSALRCMMDIAYYTGQRIGDVLAIRLTDVSEQGVSFRQEKTDKRLLVEMSPGLSDAVERAKRLHRTRPLYLLGQRNGKIRSYRGARDLFARAASRAGIKDVGWHDIRAKSITDAKAQGLDAKALAGHSTEAQTNRYLRGKTTARVKGPSFRQSDGY; encoded by the coding sequence GTGAACCTGGGACGCGACTATGCCTCTGCCATCCACAAGTATGCGACGCTGCACAGCCGTTCCGGCACCAACATGGGAGCGCTCATCGACAAGGCCTTGGCAGACGCCCATGAGCGCGGGCTCAAAGCCAACACGCTGGAACAGTACGGCATCGCTGCCCGCCGTTTGAAAGACGCCTTCGCCGAGTTCGCGGTCGCGGACGTCCAACCGAAACATGTGGGGCAGCTTATGGATGCTTACAGAAAGTCTCCAAACTTCGCCAACCGCATGCGCAGTCTACTTAAGATGGCCATGGACCACGCTGTCCGCGTTGGCATGAGAGACGCGAACCCGGTCCTGTCAATCGAACGTTTCGATGAGCGACAGCGCACTCGCTACATCACTGACGAAGAATGGCGCGCGATATATGCCGAGGCTTCGTCGGCATTACGCTGCATGATGGACATCGCGTACTACACGGGACAGCGCATCGGCGACGTCCTGGCAATCAGGCTGACAGATGTTTCCGAACAAGGCGTGTCGTTCAGACAGGAAAAGACGGACAAGCGCCTGCTCGTTGAGATGTCACCGGGCCTGAGCGATGCCGTGGAACGCGCGAAGCGCCTTCACCGGACACGCCCGCTGTATCTTCTAGGGCAAAGGAACGGCAAGATCCGCTCCTACAGAGGCGCCAGAGATCTGTTCGCCCGCGCTGCCAGTAGAGCGGGCATCAAGGACGTGGGCTGGCATGACATCCGAGCCAAGTCGATCACCGATGCGAAAGCGCAGGGTCTTGACGCCAAGGCGCTAGCAGGTCATTCCACGGAAGCTCAAACCAATCGCTACCTCCGCGGCAAGACGACGGCGCGCGTGAAGGGGCCGAGTTTTAGACAATCGGATGGGTATTAG
- a CDS encoding DUF4224 domain-containing protein encodes MFLDHDELEDLTGYKRAADQRRWLIQNGYKHELDARNRPKVLRSHVEQRLGGSIEATREPKLRLP; translated from the coding sequence ATGTTCCTGGACCACGACGAACTGGAAGACTTGACTGGATATAAACGAGCCGCTGACCAGCGGCGCTGGCTTATTCAGAACGGTTACAAGCATGAACTGGATGCACGCAACAGGCCTAAGGTGCTCCGCTCTCACGTAGAACAGAGGCTGGGTGGTAGCATCGAGGCGACGCGCGAACCAAAGCTCCGCTTGCCATGA
- a CDS encoding DUF6361 family protein encodes MPTAPTATLTWIDLTAADRNKVRQVLDLFREQGTVDELGLGTLRDLLSDSLFPGTSVLHTRMRYVLFIPWIYRAMERDDKRISDVSGEARAREIALIEALKSGDGGSGIIGSEAGRGLSRLPSSAYWAALVRWGVFVPRQSQSWYHRHFRRLARAEPAGRADDPGVTWTQEPTWHPRVPEPPTDLFEAANFRLTREEAAFVQGCIQANVNGSLLAWLAGEGGAGLGSSAALWEEPQVWEAPSTITGIAELAQRFSLHVEGAPLLYNLLLAEMRRDRAGDHNGTDSDRIEDYRERLGEWAAREAGEAPFNPDALWALAAQRGVAVKPPQKRFVEAWSEAIARSGAASVADSTALRQLIEKRERMLKGARARTVNHSRLLDWRGDVGVGRMSFRWPQVRQMLTDLHHGLAN; translated from the coding sequence ATGCCGACAGCGCCGACCGCGACTCTTACGTGGATCGATTTGACTGCTGCGGACCGCAACAAGGTCCGCCAGGTCCTCGATCTCTTCCGTGAGCAGGGTACCGTTGACGAGCTCGGGCTCGGCACGTTGCGTGATCTGCTCTCGGATTCGCTCTTCCCGGGTACATCCGTGCTGCATACCCGCATGCGCTACGTGCTGTTCATCCCCTGGATCTACCGGGCGATGGAACGCGACGACAAGCGCATTTCGGATGTCTCGGGTGAGGCGCGTGCCCGGGAGATCGCCCTCATCGAAGCTCTCAAGTCCGGAGACGGCGGGTCAGGCATCATCGGTTCGGAGGCCGGGCGCGGGCTCTCCAGATTGCCGAGCTCCGCATACTGGGCGGCACTGGTGCGCTGGGGCGTGTTCGTGCCGCGTCAGAGTCAGAGCTGGTATCACCGGCATTTCCGCCGACTTGCTCGCGCGGAGCCGGCGGGTCGTGCGGATGACCCCGGCGTGACCTGGACCCAGGAGCCCACTTGGCACCCCCGCGTGCCCGAGCCGCCGACGGACCTGTTCGAGGCGGCAAACTTCCGGTTAACCCGTGAGGAGGCGGCGTTCGTGCAGGGCTGCATCCAGGCAAACGTCAACGGCAGCCTGCTCGCCTGGCTCGCAGGGGAGGGCGGCGCGGGCCTTGGCTCCTCAGCGGCCCTCTGGGAAGAGCCACAGGTCTGGGAGGCACCCTCGACCATTACGGGGATTGCTGAGCTGGCGCAGCGCTTTTCCCTCCATGTGGAAGGGGCGCCGCTTCTCTATAACCTCCTGCTGGCGGAGATGCGGCGGGATCGCGCCGGCGATCACAACGGGACGGACAGTGATCGCATTGAAGACTACCGCGAACGCCTCGGGGAGTGGGCGGCGAGGGAAGCGGGGGAGGCTCCGTTCAATCCCGACGCGCTCTGGGCTCTGGCGGCACAGCGCGGTGTTGCGGTGAAACCGCCCCAGAAGCGATTCGTTGAGGCCTGGTCCGAGGCGATTGCCCGGTCAGGCGCGGCCAGCGTCGCCGACAGTACCGCGCTGCGCCAGTTGATCGAAAAGCGCGAGCGAATGCTCAAGGGAGCCCGCGCCCGGACAGTCAATCACAGCCGCCTGCTGGACTGGCGCGGGGACGTTGGCGTCGGCCGAATGAGCTTTCGCTGGCCGCAGGTCCGGCAGATGCTCACCGACCTCCATCACGGACTCGCCAACTGA
- a CDS encoding phospholipase D family protein, translating to MLAPDARQVATDILRPPPGYRLDRAVMTTYSLDLEVLLALPLAVLAQSDEGVDTLLEQPLLLLQALREATDRVHVFVDETGIAVPHLPRELYSALEPSVHPVRAPGGGAFHPKVWVARFASDDEQPVIRVSVASRNLTFDRSWDIALVSEGSPGEAESVPGSASLSDLVRRLPTFAAQTLQPELDAELQHLSEELGRTRFPAPEGFDSEVTFHTLGLSDAPANRAWQPMPTARRVLAIAPFVGADGLRALTASGAKERMLVSRAETLDALPDAVHRQWIDQQVMMEADLEEAEDETAGRPAGLHAKAIIMEHGYRAHWFVGSANLTWSALAGRNVEVMAEVSGSKGYSEGKGVGIDRFLEAGFAQLCAPYAAKDTEPADATSVAAEKALQQLRDDLLHGDLRICCTPGEEDWRWELAGSLPVAAGVEVGYWPVTLNREQARSPVDGASWQLPLERLTAFVAFRLRATAAEVDDLTFVLKLPTEGMPDGRSDRVLRMIINTPERFLQFLRALLGGLEGLMEWAGGEDDEDGQGQHWGSGFDADTLLEDLLRAASRDPERLEAVRSVIEDLTEVSGDAAVVPEELRAIWQAVDQALEGRATR from the coding sequence ATGCTGGCCCCCGACGCACGCCAAGTCGCCACTGATATCCTGCGGCCTCCGCCCGGCTACAGGCTGGATCGTGCGGTGATGACCACCTACAGCCTGGATCTCGAAGTGCTGCTGGCGCTGCCGCTTGCCGTGCTGGCGCAGTCCGATGAGGGTGTCGATACGCTGCTCGAGCAACCGCTGCTGCTCCTCCAGGCGCTGCGCGAGGCGACGGACCGCGTCCACGTGTTTGTCGACGAGACGGGTATCGCCGTTCCGCACTTGCCGCGTGAACTCTACTCCGCCCTCGAGCCGAGCGTCCACCCGGTGCGCGCCCCGGGCGGCGGAGCGTTCCATCCCAAAGTCTGGGTCGCACGGTTCGCATCGGACGACGAACAACCCGTCATCCGGGTATCCGTCGCATCGCGCAATCTCACCTTTGATCGCTCCTGGGACATTGCTCTGGTCAGCGAGGGAAGCCCGGGCGAGGCCGAATCGGTGCCGGGCTCAGCGTCTCTATCGGACCTGGTTCGCCGGCTGCCGACATTCGCAGCGCAGACGCTGCAGCCGGAACTCGACGCGGAGCTGCAGCACCTGAGTGAGGAACTGGGGCGCACGCGCTTTCCGGCGCCGGAAGGTTTCGACAGCGAGGTCACGTTTCACACGTTAGGGCTCAGTGACGCCCCTGCAAACCGAGCGTGGCAGCCAATGCCCACGGCCCGGCGGGTCCTTGCCATTGCGCCGTTCGTGGGTGCCGACGGGCTCCGGGCGTTGACGGCGAGCGGGGCAAAGGAGCGGATGCTGGTCAGCCGTGCCGAGACCCTGGATGCGCTACCGGACGCCGTGCATCGGCAATGGATTGACCAGCAGGTCATGATGGAAGCGGACCTGGAGGAGGCCGAGGATGAGACGGCCGGGCGACCGGCAGGCCTGCACGCTAAGGCAATCATCATGGAACACGGTTACCGGGCGCACTGGTTCGTCGGGTCCGCCAACCTGACCTGGTCCGCTCTTGCTGGGCGCAACGTGGAGGTCATGGCCGAGGTCAGCGGCAGCAAGGGCTACAGCGAGGGCAAAGGCGTCGGGATTGACCGGTTCCTGGAGGCGGGCTTCGCGCAGTTGTGCGCGCCCTATGCCGCCAAGGACACCGAGCCGGCGGATGCCACCAGCGTGGCGGCCGAGAAGGCGCTGCAGCAGCTTCGCGACGACCTTCTGCATGGTGACCTGCGCATTTGCTGTACGCCGGGCGAGGAAGACTGGCGCTGGGAGTTGGCGGGCTCATTGCCGGTCGCCGCCGGTGTGGAGGTTGGCTACTGGCCCGTAACCCTCAACCGGGAGCAGGCGCGGAGCCCGGTTGATGGCGCGTCCTGGCAGTTGCCCCTGGAGCGTTTGACGGCATTCGTTGCCTTCCGGCTCCGCGCCACGGCGGCGGAGGTCGATGACCTGACCTTTGTCTTGAAACTGCCCACCGAGGGCATGCCGGACGGGCGCTCCGATCGCGTTCTGCGCATGATCATCAATACCCCCGAGCGATTCCTTCAGTTCCTGCGCGCCCTGCTGGGCGGTCTCGAGGGGCTGATGGAGTGGGCGGGTGGCGAGGACGATGAGGACGGGCAGGGCCAACACTGGGGCAGTGGGTTCGATGCGGACACCCTGCTGGAAGACCTTCTCCGTGCCGCATCCCGGGATCCCGAGCGTCTGGAGGCTGTCCGCAGCGTGATCGAGGATCTCACCGAGGTCTCCGGTGATGCGGCGGTGGTCCCAGAGGAACTACGGGCGATCTGGCAGGCGGTCGATCAGGCGTTAGAGGGGAGGGCAACGCGGTGA
- a CDS encoding helicase-related protein, whose translation MKRPDVEAILRPLKPFQRRTVDHAFLRLFTAPDSTHRFLVADEVGLGKTLVARGVIARAIDHLWDRSDRIDVVYICSNQSIARSNLPKLRVEADAQQSVALATRLTMLATELAPRQGGRGLGEGRVNFISFTPGTSFNMGHSGGMERERRVLYWLLVDVVSRREGLANLLQGWVGRDRWLDLLGTPLPLEPGIRQRFQAAVIGDHALFERLEAVIERWFLEAPEEYGVEARQARNQVTGELRQRLAECCVEALQPDLVILDEFQRFKALINQDADDDDPATELARHLFTATNQHNEPVRTLLLSATPYKLYTTDAELDTDDHYQDFHATTRFLLGYDGERVATLDSQLSRFSQQLKRAATGIPTEVRAAKVAVEASLRAIMARTERVAASEEHDGMMREASVALSVEPADVRQYLAADAWFRAVGASDPMVYWKAGPYLPHFMQGYRVNDRVEETALLQPEKLTAVQRRYPEAFLERSELSRWREMDPGNAKLRAVVSELLDTGLWRLLWMPPSLPYWNLGGPFQGQEDRTKSLLFSAWNFVPDVVSGVLSYEAERRMMGEALAHYEDPASQRRPLLRFTDQEGVGRSRHRLLLLLVPSLRFADELHPLAAPEGSDVRAWVGERIEAMLAEVTEATSEEAEDPRWEYMAPVVLEPELRAFFRYWAQASDQDTGKPNPEALPHYLDDLANLDPGELGRPPAGLVELLTDVALGAPGVVAARTLASAGLGERQRRARATQIAHAFWNLFNRPAVICLLDQIYGDARQSSDNAHWRRVLRYTVDGNLQAVLDEAWHLYWEQFGWSESEPPEEVARRCVQELVATIEPRPSRVHAQFHEADHQGRLTTETLRIRTTFAQRFGDVRTEQGVISQDAVRSAFNSPFRPFVLTSTSVGQEGLDFHPWCHRLIHWNLPGNPVDLEQREGRVHRYKGHAVRRNVAGYYADAARARWAPSADLWRLLFTAADFAAREAGQDDLVPYWVAPGPSKVERHVPTLPYTREVEAFRRLRRQLAAYRVVFGQPRQEELLAMLDQAGIPDDQLSEWMIRLAPGDYKRETHDDVSA comes from the coding sequence GTGAAGCGTCCGGACGTCGAGGCGATTCTGCGCCCGTTGAAACCCTTCCAGCGGCGTACCGTCGATCATGCATTCTTGCGCCTGTTCACTGCGCCGGACAGCACCCACCGCTTTCTTGTGGCCGACGAGGTCGGGCTCGGCAAGACCCTTGTGGCCCGCGGGGTGATCGCCCGCGCGATTGATCACCTCTGGGACCGAAGCGACCGCATCGATGTGGTCTACATCTGCAGCAACCAGAGTATCGCCCGATCCAACCTGCCCAAGTTGCGGGTGGAGGCCGACGCCCAGCAGTCGGTGGCGCTGGCAACACGACTGACCATGCTCGCCACCGAGCTTGCACCGCGCCAGGGCGGCAGGGGGCTCGGCGAGGGGAGGGTGAACTTCATCAGTTTCACCCCCGGTACCTCGTTCAACATGGGGCATTCCGGTGGCATGGAGCGCGAGCGGCGCGTGCTCTACTGGCTGCTTGTTGATGTGGTCTCACGCCGGGAAGGGTTGGCCAACCTGCTCCAGGGCTGGGTCGGGCGGGATCGCTGGCTGGATCTGCTGGGGACGCCCCTTCCGCTGGAGCCCGGCATTCGGCAGCGCTTTCAGGCAGCGGTCATCGGTGATCACGCATTGTTCGAACGCCTCGAGGCGGTGATCGAGCGGTGGTTTCTGGAAGCGCCGGAAGAGTATGGCGTGGAGGCCCGTCAGGCCAGGAATCAGGTCACTGGAGAGCTCCGGCAGCGTCTTGCCGAATGCTGCGTCGAGGCGCTGCAGCCGGATCTCGTTATCCTCGATGAGTTCCAGCGATTCAAGGCACTGATCAACCAGGATGCCGACGACGATGATCCGGCGACGGAGCTCGCACGGCACCTGTTCACGGCCACCAACCAGCACAACGAGCCGGTGCGCACGCTGCTGCTCTCGGCAACGCCGTATAAGCTCTACACCACGGATGCAGAGCTCGACACGGACGACCACTACCAGGATTTCCATGCGACGACGCGCTTTCTCCTGGGCTACGACGGTGAACGGGTGGCCACGCTGGACAGCCAGCTCTCCCGATTCAGTCAGCAGTTGAAGCGTGCTGCTACTGGCATCCCCACCGAGGTCCGGGCGGCGAAGGTGGCCGTGGAAGCGAGCCTGCGCGCCATCATGGCCCGTACCGAGCGGGTTGCCGCCAGTGAGGAACACGACGGCATGATGCGAGAGGCCTCGGTCGCGCTTAGTGTCGAGCCGGCGGATGTGCGGCAGTATCTCGCCGCCGACGCGTGGTTCCGCGCCGTCGGTGCCAGTGATCCGATGGTCTACTGGAAAGCCGGGCCCTATCTACCGCATTTCATGCAGGGGTATCGGGTCAACGATCGGGTCGAGGAGACGGCGCTCCTCCAGCCCGAGAAGCTGACGGCCGTCCAGCGTCGCTACCCGGAAGCCTTTCTTGAACGCAGCGAGCTATCCCGTTGGCGGGAAATGGATCCGGGCAATGCCAAGCTGCGTGCCGTCGTCTCGGAGCTGCTGGATACGGGCCTTTGGCGGCTGCTGTGGATGCCGCCATCCCTCCCGTACTGGAACTTGGGTGGCCCATTCCAGGGACAGGAGGACCGCACCAAGAGCCTGCTCTTCTCCGCTTGGAACTTCGTCCCCGATGTGGTCAGTGGCGTGCTCAGTTATGAGGCGGAGCGGCGCATGATGGGGGAAGCCCTTGCGCACTATGAGGATCCGGCCAGCCAACGGCGCCCGCTGTTGCGCTTCACCGACCAGGAAGGTGTCGGACGATCTCGGCACCGACTGCTCCTGTTGTTGGTGCCATCACTTCGCTTCGCCGATGAACTCCATCCGTTGGCCGCCCCCGAGGGTTCCGATGTCCGCGCCTGGGTCGGCGAACGTATCGAGGCCATGCTGGCTGAAGTGACGGAAGCCACGAGCGAGGAGGCAGAGGATCCCCGCTGGGAGTATATGGCGCCAGTCGTTCTGGAACCGGAGCTCAGAGCCTTTTTCCGATACTGGGCGCAGGCGTCCGATCAGGACACCGGGAAGCCGAACCCCGAGGCCCTGCCGCACTACCTGGATGACCTGGCCAACCTGGATCCCGGTGAGTTGGGCCGTCCGCCAGCAGGGCTTGTGGAGTTGTTGACCGACGTCGCCCTGGGGGCGCCGGGCGTGGTGGCCGCCCGAACGCTTGCTAGTGCCGGGCTCGGTGAGCGGCAACGGCGGGCGCGCGCGACCCAGATCGCCCACGCGTTCTGGAATCTCTTCAACCGCCCGGCGGTGATCTGCCTGCTGGACCAAATCTACGGAGATGCCCGGCAGTCCTCGGACAACGCTCACTGGCGCCGGGTGCTGCGGTACACGGTCGACGGCAATCTCCAGGCCGTGCTGGATGAAGCCTGGCACCTCTACTGGGAGCAATTCGGTTGGTCCGAGAGTGAGCCGCCGGAAGAGGTGGCGAGGCGCTGCGTCCAGGAGCTGGTGGCGACCATCGAGCCGCGCCCGTCGCGCGTGCACGCGCAGTTCCATGAGGCGGACCACCAAGGACGGCTGACGACCGAAACCCTGCGCATCCGCACCACATTCGCGCAGCGCTTCGGTGACGTCCGCACCGAACAGGGCGTGATCAGCCAGGATGCGGTGCGCAGCGCTTTCAACAGCCCCTTCCGGCCATTCGTGCTCACGAGCACTTCGGTGGGCCAGGAAGGGCTCGACTTCCACCCCTGGTGTCACCGCCTGATCCACTGGAATCTTCCCGGGAACCCGGTCGATCTCGAACAACGCGAGGGGCGCGTGCACCGGTACAAAGGGCATGCGGTCCGGCGGAACGTCGCGGGCTACTACGCGGACGCAGCCCGTGCCCGGTGGGCACCGAGTGCGGACCTCTGGCGACTACTGTTCACGGCCGCGGACTTTGCGGCCCGTGAGGCCGGTCAGGATGATCTGGTCCCGTACTGGGTTGCCCCTGGACCGAGCAAGGTCGAGCGCCACGTTCCAACGCTGCCCTACACGCGGGAGGTCGAGGCGTTCCGCCGGCTGCGTCGCCAGCTCGCAGCCTATCGTGTGGTCTTCGGGCAGCCCCGGCAGGAGGAACTGCTGGCCATGCTCGACCAGGCCGGCATTCCGGATGACCAGCTTAGCGAATGGATGATCCGGCTTGCACCGGGAGACTATAAGCGAGAGACGCATGATGACGTCAGCGCTTGA